The genomic segment tcttTGCTCTTTGTTATATTCATCATCacctttttaaaacaagttcGGGATCTATTTTCAAGCACTTTATCCAAAAATgacttgcttttgtttttgaaaatatctttttattattatttcattgcTTGATCTTATGCAATCCAACAACATTTCTGGAGCATTTAGAGGGGAAATAGACTATATTTCATCTCCTTGCTCACCTGCAGTTTTACGCTAAACCCACCAAAAACTGTTTATGACTGAaaagctccatccttctctcaGGGAAATGGAAAGTCATTAGAAGTTCTTAAAAAGTgggtttaaaatctaaaacataaagTTGTAGCAATAAAAGaactacaataaaacatttatctggTGAATAAAGTATGatatatttttcagttaatttaatCCACGTCCAATTTGGTTATACCACTTTTAATTAGATATGTGCTTTCTGACTTTGGggtttctgtgtttattattcagtttCTAATCATGCttcattatatattttaaataaactcattcATCTATCAGCCTAATTGagagcaattttattttttaggagCGTCCTCTGACTGCCAGAGAGAGAAGACGCCTGAGGCAATCCCAAGATGGCGCAGGTCAACCAGGTAATGCCTCCAAACCGTTAATAattggtgttaaaaaaaaagacagagaacaTTCAAATAggtctttgttgttgttgtgaagagaaatagacaaaaaataaaaaacacatctaAAGCCAAACTACAAATAGTTATGATCCTGAACAATTTCACCTAAATGTTAATGTATTATTCCTGTTGCTTAGGTCTGAATGCTGTGCGAAGGGCGTCGTACGATGTTGCCTCCACCAAAGTGGAGCGACACAATGCCCCCGTCACTCGATCTGCTTCATACTCCATCATAGACTCCAGCATTAAGGTGCAGATATCTTTTTCTTAAACTCAATTTCAGAATTGATGAAGTTtagaaaaagcaacatttagtAACTTATCAAAATCTCTCATTCACAAGAGTTGTTTTTCTTACATCACAACAGGATAGGCTGATGGAGCAAAGGTCAGATGAAGACGAGTACAGCTCATCCACAAGTTCCACGGAGCGCTCAGAGGGAGACTGCAGGGAAAGGTGAGGACGAGTCAAGTGTCTCAGCAGTGGTCTTTGTAATtagtaacattttattctttgagTTTTATACTGAAAGATATTAACCGGTGTGTAAATGTACTCTGTGTatgagcagaaaaacagaatccAACGACATGCATGATTTGGTCCACATGATGACTCAGACTTTGAGGATGGATGTTGGAGACGGTGGACGTGAGTTGGGAAAAGGCCGATTGGACTCAATGCCAGAATTCAAGCTGAATTGCAGGTACAGAGACACCCTGGTGCTTCATGGGAAAGCCAGAGAAGAGGCAGGGAACCTGTCACTTGGGGAAATCCCAACAGGTGAGATACTTCGGTTTAATCCTAGCTTCATAAAGCAAGCAGCTGCTCTGCAACTGTCTTGAGTTTAACAGCTCTGTTTCTTTAGAAGGTGCCACGTCTGGTCCAGCCAAGGTCAGGAGAGCAATAGAGCGTCTGAGAACGGATGTGGTGAAAGGTCTGGGTGTTAAGCTTTTGGATAAAGTGCTTGAAATcatggaggaggaagatgaggtcAAAAGAGAAGTGAGTAGTACAGACCCTAATGTAAAATCTCTTACATAAATGGAAAGCaacattatgttttcattagaGATATCttaattaatacttttttttcttcctaataCCAGTAAGACTtgtaaaagcaaacatttactCTTACAGTGTACCAATCAGACACTATAAACACGAGCGTTACAGTTACTGTATTGTACTGTTACAGTTACTGTATACTATATTACAGTGCTGTATATGCTGTCAGCTGTCACTACTACATTAATAATCTGATGTTAATACTTAAGCAGCCAATGATGTTCTGGACTTCGCAGTCTCTTCAATCTGTCTTCCTGACAGATCGAAGGTCAGTTGTTCTGACATCACTACATCTGTGCAACCCtacaaaatattatttccttctttgaattttaaaaattaaacaatgtcctgtattttttttttccttttgaattgTGAACTAAACTTTATTGGAGCAATGGGTTAGTATTTTTCATGGCAATTGCAAATTAACAAGTTTCTATTTACTGAACTAAATCTAATAAAGACTAACTTCAGTTCACAttaactcattttaaaaaattatttctttaattacaATTGCATATAAGCCTGTCCATATTTCCAGTCTAAGCTCGGCTGccttcattttgtttgcagCTGTGCCTTCGTGACCAGATGGGAGATGGGAAGTACCAAGCTTATGCCGTCATGGTGAGGCAGCTGAAGTTTTTCGAGGATATTGCTGTCAAGATATGAAACAACAAGAATACATACAATTTGGAAAAAAGTGCTTTTCCAAATTGTCACATCAGTTAGTCAGATCAAGCACTCTTCCATTTACCGAGGTACCGAGGAAGTTTGGTCTTTACCGCAAACATTTTGCAAGCTGAAATTTGTTTCAAGGTAAAAATTCTGATATGAACAAGTTTTCTGTGAAAGAAGAATCGACACATATATACATGTATGGACAAAGTGGTACAAACAATTATGTAAATCACTTATTTCTGCATCTTACCACGCAACACTGGATGTGAAAAATGATTCTTTAAAGTTCAGGCTATCtatgcaaacatttcagtcattttaaagcTTCCATTTAaagaatttcatttatttatgattcTTCACACCGTCTTTCTTGTGCTGTCCATAACACCTTAGATGTAACTTCTGTTGACTAATTTTcttttgacacaaaataatgtaaaatagaTGTATTGTAGATATTAACATGagtgatttttaataaaactaaaatggaatGCCTTTTTTGCTTCTAGTTGGCTTATTAAAATTCGAGAATTACACACTTTTTATAGCAGATAAAAACCATGTTTAGGGTTTAAAAGATTTCACTGATAAGTGCAGAAAAACGTAAATTGAAATTTCACATCAAATCAAACAGACGGCActggatttaattttttatttttttaaatgcacagaATTGACCCACTCATACTGTTATTTGCTGCGAATGTGAATTGTAGGACAAACTTCActtttctatataaaaaatgaacagGAGTTATTTATGCTTCTTTCTCTTGGTGTTGTCCTGGGGCTTTGGGGTGGGCTCTCCGCTGGCTTCTGGTGCCACCGGCTGCCAGGGCAGAGGATTCCGTCTGTACATCGGCCATGGAGGCAGGGTCAACTAGAGAGGACGGAAACAAAGTGACAGATGTTTACAGGGCAGGATAAAAAAGGCTTGATGTGATGCAAGACACCAGCCAATGAATGTTAAAAACTCACCAGACAAGACACAGCAAATCCAGCCAATACAATGTACACTGTCCAGCCAAACTGCTGAATAATCAGCCCATACACGAATCCGATCACCTAAGAAGAAAATCCAAACCACATCAGTACAGCAGGACTGCTGGGGAGGATGCTTAACCACTTGAGCTGCCATCCATCCCAGACAATTTGTCCATTCTTGTGTTAAGTCAATCCAGTACAGGTTTTGTCAAATATTTCCCAGTTGTCTTCAAAGCAGCCTTGTCATAGCCACAATCTGTATGAAaatgcagattatttttctgtattagtTTTTAAGCAAACATATTTATGATTTGAGTGAAATTATACCACCTTCAGTTACGGACACAAGTAAACTTTCCAAACTTGTTGATTGCAAAAAGGTTGGTGACGGCCAATTTGTTTTAGTAAACAACTTTAGAAAACAGATTAGAAACCCTCagcaaattagaataaaatccaaaatgtctGTTCATTTCTGTAAGTCAGATCAATAAGTGAAACTCAATACATTGACTAATTACACACTACAGATAGACATTTGGAGCATTTATGTAATTATGGCTTATAGCTAGTAAAGTCAGAAAGTTACAAAACTTTATGAGGCCTATAAATGGATTTCTAACAGATGTGACCAACACCATCATGGCTGGTGACTTGTTGGTTGTCCAGAGATTAGAACTgttgaaaaagttaatttcagaGCACTTTACATTTCCCACAACTGAGGTGACGATTTCATTTTCTATCCAGTCTGCACCTCCAAAATGAACTAATACCCAGTGAGCATGCTCACTTTACCAAAACCCCTGTGCACAGAACAGTGAGGATGAGAAGGATGATCCAACAATGAAGAACTAAAGGCCGATATTCTGTTCACACCTCGGCAGAGCCACAGGCTGATATCTCCAATGCATAAAGCATTGATGgggtaattcatgcaaaaggagccctgACCGAGAAGACTGtgcacaacaaacaaaaacaagactttGAGATATATCATTTTGTGTGTATCGAATATTTATAAACGTTTCAAGTTATATAACTGAAATACTTtaacatttgtcattttaattctggtttaaattaatttaaatatttaccgCAGAGATTAGAATTATTCCTTGGAAAATCTGCTCAGCCAGCTTCTGGCCCTTGTAGTCCTGCAAAACAAGAGggagacaaaataaattaagtcaTTAATGATTCTTATAATAAAGTCCGTCAGCAAAAGATGTCTGCAGCGG from the Xiphophorus maculatus strain JP 163 A chromosome 20, X_maculatus-5.0-male, whole genome shotgun sequence genome contains:
- the spcs1 gene encoding signal peptidase complex subunit 1, which translates into the protein MLSVFKNIPTHMDYKGQKLAEQIFQGIILISAVIGFVYGLIIQQFGWTVYIVLAGFAVSCLLTLPPWPMYRRNPLPWQPVAPEASGEPTPKPQDNTKRKKHK